CCTATAAGAAAATGTAATGATAGTTGATGATACAAGAACTAAACTGACCTTAAATAAATCAGCCACTAATCCATAGTCTGCCACTGAACAAAAAAGAATATAAGACAAGTACAATACACACTATTAATAGATGTTACCTTGAAAGATAGGAGCTTCTGGGTCCTTGTTTATAGCTACAATTACCTAGAAAAATGTATTAACTAAACAAACAACAGACAAGCATCTACTATTACTTTGCTGTCTTTCATCCCTGCTAAGTGTTGTATTGCTCCAGAAATACCcacagctacatacaaatcctAAAGAAATCCACTGAAATATTAAGGTGATGACTATGAAGACATACAGGTGCTACAATCTTGCCGGTCTGACCAACTTGCATGTCATTGGGAACATAACCTGCGTCCACTGCAGCCCTGGAAGCTCCCACGGCTGCTCCAAGCTTGTCAGCTAGCTTGTATAACAATTCAAAGTTTTCACCACTTTTCATTCCACGACCTACACCAAGCAATATACTATTCCAAGCTCTGAAAGTGTTTACAAACCTCCTGAAACAACCTTTCCTGCACTGGTTAATTCAGGCCTATCACTTTTGCTCAGCTCTTGGCTAACCCATGATGACTTATCATTAACAACATCAACTTTAGGAGCTAAAACAAATGATTCACATAAAGTAGTACATCAAACACCACATACCAGTTTCTGTTGAAGCATTGCCACCACTTTCAGAGGATGCTGCAAATGCAGATCCACGGACAGTGACAATCTTTATTGGGTCAGTGGACTGCACCCGAAGGACTGCGTTTCCAGCATAAATGGTGCGGACAAAAGTATTGTCACTTTCTATATCAATTACATCTGAAATGGCTGCAACATCTAGCTTGCCGGCTACTCTTGGAAGCAGACTCTGGAGGGAAACAACTAAACGATGAACCCCACACCACACCTGATGGTCACACATCATAGACCTTGTGATCACACAACCAAACATGGATGGCCCTTAAAAAGTCTTTTAGTCACATTAATGAGAATTATACATAATTTAGCTAGAAATACCACACAAAATTTTTGGTTGCTAAGATTTATTGACATTGATTCACACATTAGAATACTTCATAACTGATACCAAGACGTTGGGATTGAAATTTTCTATGAGATCACGAACAAAATGTTTGATGATGTGTGAACAATCTCCTCTACTAGTCCAGTTAAACATCACCTTTCCAAATGCTGTTGCTCCTGCTAAAATGTGAGAAAAATTGAACTGCTTTTGTGCCTCAAGGATTAAAGGAGTGATGGCCTCTGGGAGAAACCCTTTAAAAACTGCATCTTGTGCTACAAGTAGTTTAGCTACTCCATCAGCTGTTGATAGTTCTTCTGCTACCTAAGAACACGTGTTTGGCAATAAACataataatgcacctatcaatgtaatccccgactaccactaatacgggctgaggtggggatttgcatttctgaaaattacaattccccacctactgggggagTACTGGCGATAcaaaccccgaccaagtctCGACCTGCAGACCCCGGGGATACTGGAGCTAGGCGGGGATTTGTACGGTCGTGTGGCattggtctagtgatgagttagttcgagtggattctGGTATAAACGTAATAGCTAGCACCCGACTCTCtttcctaaactgaaagcaTACATCTTCGCtgcctgagtgaatttctttagcgaagacaaatccccactatgtcggggAAATTGAGcaatcaattcccccaccatccccgacctttccccaccctcagcccgtatcagtggtagtcgggcattacattgataggcgcaTAATAAGAATGATCATACCTTGCCACAGTCTTCACCCACCACTAGAGTACTAATTTCATGGCCTAACTTTTGTGCAGCTGATATAGCATTATAAGTTATTGGTGTGACGTTATTTCCATTGTGTTCTGCTACAATCAGTGTACTATTGAGACGTCTACAATATGCCTATACGTCAAGACAAAGGGTGATACAATTAATGAACATATTTGTGTGAAAACCGGACGTTTCTTACAAAAGTACATCTCCCAAGTCGAGATAGAACCCTCCCTCCAACGATAGCAGCCATTCTCCCGCGGTCTCTATGGTCTCTGCTTGAAACAATTAGAGTCTCGGTGCTATGGACTTGTATTGTCTGCCGTTTATAAAGTAAGAAGTGGAAGTAGAGCTAATGTgtgtgtttttaaaaaaatgacaGGTCTTCTAAAAGAGTGAAGAGGTCTGGAGAAGCGGAAGCTGAATGGTTTGACAGTGGCAATTATgcagttaagttttttaaagtTAAACGTTGCCCTGATATCTCATGTG
The Dysidea avara chromosome 7, odDysAvar1.4, whole genome shotgun sequence genome window above contains:
- the LOC136259573 gene encoding probable electron transfer flavoprotein subunit alpha, mitochondrial, with translation MAAIVGGRVLSRLGRCTFAYCRRLNSTLIVAEHNGNNVTPITYNAISAAQKLGHEISTLVVGEDCGKVAEELSTADGVAKLLVAQDAVFKGFLPEAITPLILEAQKQFNFSHILAGATAFGKSLLPRVAGKLDVAAISDVIDIESDNTFVRTIYAGNAVLRVQSTDPIKIVTVRGSAFAASSESGGNASTETAPKVDVVNDKSSWVSQELSKSDRPELTSAGKVVSGGRGMKSGENFELLYKLADKLGAAVGASRAAVDAGYVPNDMQVGQTGKIVAPDLYVAVGISGAIQHLAGMKDSKVIVAINKDPEAPIFQVADYGLVADLFKAVPEMIEKL